One stretch of Paenibacillus sp. AN1007 DNA includes these proteins:
- a CDS encoding NIPSNAP family protein translates to MIYRRKTYVVASSFVDEFNALFNDILLPAQLKYGARLIGRWHTQLDEENSEIFAMWEYDTMEQYEEIEQKIKADQDHIRRVQERYDQLGRHRSSEVFRQEIRQQFFTSTVDRERTILR, encoded by the coding sequence GTGATTTACCGCAGGAAAACGTATGTTGTTGCTTCTAGTTTTGTCGATGAATTTAACGCGCTCTTTAATGATATTCTGCTTCCTGCGCAGCTGAAATACGGAGCCAGACTGATAGGCCGATGGCATACGCAGCTGGACGAAGAGAACAGTGAAATCTTTGCAATGTGGGAATACGATACGATGGAACAGTATGAAGAGATTGAACAAAAGATTAAGGCAGATCAAGACCATATACGGCGAGTACAGGAACGATATGATCAGCTTGGAAGACATCGATCCTCTGAAGTGTTTCGTCAGGAGATAAGGCAGCAATTTTTCACTTCAACGGTGGATCGAGAACGGACGATTTTACGTTAA
- a CDS encoding GNAT family N-acetyltransferase yields MLETKRLTFREYTKDDFEHLYTMTSEPNVMKYIRHGGPWTKEETMQSLEKFVQWNKSGQGLFLAFNKEDGQLIGTSGLIPQVIEGMKELEVGYWVREPFWGQGYGYEQAKAWKEHGLRLGHKRLISLIQHGNAGSMRIAQKNGMIHEKNVGINGKQVAVFSIEV; encoded by the coding sequence ATGCTGGAGACCAAACGGCTTACGTTCCGTGAATATACCAAAGATGATTTTGAACATCTGTATACGATGACAAGCGAGCCCAATGTCATGAAATATATCCGGCATGGTGGTCCTTGGACGAAGGAAGAGACGATGCAGTCGCTGGAGAAATTTGTGCAGTGGAATAAGAGCGGCCAAGGGCTTTTTCTGGCGTTTAACAAAGAAGATGGCCAGCTTATCGGTACTTCGGGATTAATCCCGCAGGTCATTGAAGGTATGAAAGAGTTGGAAGTGGGTTACTGGGTCAGAGAGCCATTTTGGGGGCAGGGATACGGATATGAGCAGGCTAAAGCGTGGAAAGAACACGGTCTGCGGCTGGGTCATAAACGTCTCATATCTTTGATTCAACACGGGAATGCGGGTTCTATGCGAATCGCGCAAAAGAATGGCATGATTCATGAGAAAAATGTGGGTATCAACGGGAAACAAGTGGCGGTATTTTCAATTGAGGTGTAA